A stretch of Macadamia integrifolia cultivar HAES 741 chromosome 7, SCU_Mint_v3, whole genome shotgun sequence DNA encodes these proteins:
- the LOC122083277 gene encoding glutamate receptor 3.6-like isoform X2 yields the protein MEIGFNWVLGLHSLIAFWRHFFDFISGTGHIMSVVSALDFTVTMVWLLVSLVLSFGALSTGFSSNISSRPALVHLGAILTLDSTIGKVAKVAMEAAVADVNSNYSILRGTKLVLTMQDSNYSAFLGIVEALQFMETGIVAIIGPQSSVLAHVISHVANELQVPLVSFAATDPSLSSLQYPFFVRAVQNDLFQMAAIAEIIDHYNWREVTAIFVDDDYGRNGVAALGDQLAERRCEVSYKAAMSTEMSRDDIADVLVKVAMMESRVLILHTYPELGLKVFDLAHNLGMTGAGYVWIATSWLSTVLDTDLSLPSVSMNSIQGVLTLRMHTPDSEKKRKFFYRWNNLTRENRSEDFGLSAYGLYAYDTVWLLAHAINAFFDQGGTISFSEDRRLTDVHGRNLHLKAMRIFTEGKLFLKNILQGNLTGLTGPVQFTSDGSLIHPAYEIINVIGSGFQRIGYWSNHSGLSVVPPETLFMNPPSRLSSNQQLHSVIWPGQTRTRPRGWVFPDNGRQLRIGVPNRVSYREFVSQTRGTDAIKGYCIDVFTAALNLLPYGVPYKFIPFGDGHTNPNYNGLVNLITTDVFDAAIGDIAIVTSRTRIVDFTQPYIGSGLVVVAPATKSNSRAVIWILEHRTNDEFRGPPKKQAITILWFSFSTMFFAHRENTVTTLGRLVLFIWLFVVLIINSSYTASLTSILTVQQLSSPIKGIESLMVSNEPIGFPRGSYAENYLSEVLNIPKSRLVPLGSAAEYEQALQAGPKKMGGVAAVVDELAYVEHFLSTRCKFTIVGQEFTDFGWGFAFPKDSPLAVDISTAILTLSENGDLQRIHDKWLTRRACSSQGVMIESDQLHLRSFWGLYVICGLACFLALLVYFISMIRHFCEELKSSDQSSSRSTHLQMFLSFVDEKEETTKIRSKRRRSEWSLNGNEKEDESMNGSKRKDVEMGLDNNIYDGN from the exons ATGGAGATTGGGTTTAATTGGGTTCTGGGTTTGCATTCACTAATCGCATTCTGGAGACATTTCTTCGATTTCATTTCTGGAACAGGGCATATAATGTCGGTGGTGTCTGCATTAGACTTCACCGTGACAATGGTTTGGCTTCTAGTATCTTTGGTTCTCTCTTTTGGGGCGCTATCAACTGGGTTTAGCAGCAACATTTCTTCTAGACCAGCCCTTGTGCATCTTGGAGCTATTTTGACACTGGATTCTACCATAGGCAAAGTCGCAAAGGTTGCAATGGAGGCTGCGGTAGCAGATGTAAATTCCAATTACAGCATTCTTCGTGGAACCAAATTGGTCCTCACGATGCAGGATTCAAATTATAGTGCGTTTCTTGGCATTGTTgagg CTTTACAGTTCATGGAGACTGGTATTGTGGCCATCATTGGTCCTCAATCTTCTGTTTTAGCCCATGTGATCTCTCATGTTGCAAATGAACTCCAAGTCCCTCTGGTATCATTTGCAGCGACAGACCCATCACTCTCTTCACTTCAGTACCCTTTTTTTGTGAGAGCAGTGCAAAATGATCTGTTCCAGATGGCTGCAATTGCTGAGATTATTGACCACTACAATTGGAGAGAGGTAACTGCTATCTTTGTTGACGACGATTATGGGAGAAACGGGGTAGCTGCATTAGGGGATCAACTTGCTGAGAGACGTTGTGAGGTCTCTTATAAAGCAGCTATGAGCACTGAAATGAGCCGGGATGACATTGCAGATGTACTGGTTAAGGTAGCTATGATGGAATCGCGGGTTCTAATTCTTCACACTTATCCTGAATTGGGTCTCAAGGTATTTGATTTGGCCCATAATCTTGGAATGACAGGAGCTGGATATGTTTGGATAGCTACCAGTTGGCTCTCTACTGTCTTAGATACTGATTTATCCCTCCCTTCGGTTTCCATGAATTCGATCCAAGGAGTTCTCACCTTGCGTATGCATACACCAGACtctgaaaagaaaaggaaatttttctATAGGTGGAATAACTTAACCAGGGAAAACAGGAGTGAAGATTTTGGGCTGAGTGCTTATGGCCTGTATGCTTATGATACTGTATGGCTACTAGCTCATGCAATTAATGCATTCTTTGATCAGGGTGGGACTATTTCATTTTCCGAAGATCGGAGGCTGACGGATGTGCACGGGAGGAATCTGCACCTCAAGGCAATGAGAATTTTTACCGAAGGGAAACTGTTCCTAAAGAACATTCTGCAGGGCAATCTGACAGGTCTAACTGGCCCTGTTCAGTTTACTTCAGATGGTTCCCTCATTCATCCTGCCTATGAAATCATCAATGTAATTGGCTCTGGTTTTCAGAGAATTGGGTACTGGTCTAACCACTCAGGGTTATCAGTTGTGCCTCCAGAGACGCTCTTCATGAACCCACCCAGCCGTTTGAGTTCCAATCAACAACTACACAGTGTAATCTGGCCTGGACAAACGAGGACTAGGCCTCGTGGATGGGTTTTCCCAGACAATGGGAGGCAGTTAAGAATTGGAGTCCCAAATCGAGTTAGTTATCGTGAATTTGTCTCACAGACGAGGGGCACTGATGCAATCAAGGGTTATTGCATAGATGTATTCACTGCTGCACTTAACTTGTTACCATATGGTGTTCCATATAAATTCATCCCATTTGGGGATGGTCATACGAACCCAAATTACAATGGTCTTGTCAATCTGATCACAACAGAT GTCTTTGATGCTGCTATAGGGGATATTGCAATTGTTACGAGCCGTACAAGGATTGTAGATTTTACACAGCCATATATTGGATCTGGGCTAGTTGTAGTGGCACCTGCTACTAAATCAAACTCTA gAGCAGTTATCTGGATTTTGGAGCATAGAACGAATGATGAGTTCCGTGGCCCTCCTAAAAAGCAAGCTATCACCATTCTATG GTTTAGTTTCTCAACTATGTTTTTCGCCCATA GAGAGAATACTGTCACCACCCTTGGTCGCCTGGTGCTATTCATTTGGTTATTTGTGGTTCTGATAATCAACTCAAGCTACACTGCCAGCTTGACATCAATCCTCACAGTGCAACAACTATCTTCACCCATCAAAGGGATTGAAAGTTTGATGGTAAGCAATGAGCCTATTGGCTTCCCACGGGGTTCTTATGCAGAAAACTATCTGAGTGAGGTACTTAACATTCCCAAGTCAAGACTTGTTCCACTTGGTTCAGCAGCAGAGTATGAGCAAGCTCTCCAAGCCGGTCCTAAGAAGATGGGTGGTGTTGCTGCCGTGGTTGATGAGCTTGCTTATGTCGAACACTTCCTCTCTACTCGATGCAAATTCACAATTGTAGGCCAAGAGTTCACTGATTTTGGATGGGGATTT GCCTTCCCAAAAGATTCTCCTTTGGCAGTTGACATTTCAACGGCCATTCTGACACTATCAGAGAATGGGGATCTCCAAAGGATCCATGATAAGTGGTTGACAAGAAGAGCTTGCAGTTCACAAGGAGTGATGATTGAATCAGACCAGCTTCACCTTAGGAGTTTCTGGGGCCTCTATGTCATATGTGGGTTAGCTTGCTTTCTAGCTCTGCTTGTATACTTCATATCGATGATACGCCATTTCTGTGAAGAGCTTAAATCTTCTGATCAATCTAGTTCACGCTCCACACATCTCCAAATGTTCTTATCATTTGTTGATGAGAAGGAAGAGACAACAAAGATCAGGTCTAAAAGAAGACGATCGGAGTGGTCCTTGAATGGCAATGAGAAGGAAGATGAATCAATGAATGGATCCAAGAGAAAGGATGTGGAAATGGGTTTAGACAACAATATTTATGATGGTAATTAG
- the LOC122083277 gene encoding glutamate receptor 3.6-like isoform X4, which produces MEIGFNWVLGLHSLIAFWRHFFDFISGTGHIMSVVSALDFTVTMVWLLVSLVLSFGALSTGFSSNISSRPALVHLGAILTLDSTIGKVAKVAMEAAVADVNSNYSILRGTKLVLTMQDSNYSAFLGIVEALQFMETGIVAIIGPQSSVLAHVISHVANELQVPLVSFAATDPSLSSLQYPFFVRAVQNDLFQMAAIAEIIDHYNWREVTAIFVDDDYGRNGVAALGDQLAERRCEVSYKAAMSTEMSRDDIADVLVKVAMMESRVLILHTYPELGLKVFDLAHNLGMTGAGYVWIATSWLSTVLDTDLSLPSVSMNSIQGVLTLRMHTPDSEKKRKFFYRWNNLTRENRSEDFGLSAYGLYAYDTVWLLAHAINAFFDQGGTISFSEDRRLTDVHGRNLHLKAMRIFTEGKLFLKNILQGNLTGLTGPVQFTSDGSLIHPAYEIINVIGSGFQRIGYWSNHSGLSVVPPETLFMNPPSRLSSNQQLHSVIWPGQTRTRPRGWVFPDNGRQLRIGVPNRVSYREFVSQTRGTDAIKGYCIDVFTAALNLLPYGVPYKFIPFGDGHTNPNYNGLVNLITTDVFDAAIGDIAIVTSRTRIVDFTQPYIGSGLVVVAPATKSNSSQWAFLLPFTPMMWCVTGENTVTTLGRLVLFIWLFVVLIINSSYTASLTSILTVQQLSSPIKGIESLMVSNEPIGFPRGSYAENYLSEVLNIPKSRLVPLGSAAEYEQALQAGPKKMGGVAAVVDELAYVEHFLSTRCKFTIVGQEFTDFGWGFAFPKDSPLAVDISTAILTLSENGDLQRIHDKWLTRRACSSQGVMIESDQLHLRSFWGLYVICGLACFLALLVYFISMIRHFCEELKSSDQSSSRSTHLQMFLSFVDEKEETTKIRSKRRRSEWSLNGNEKEDESMNGSKRKDVEMGLDNNIYDGN; this is translated from the exons ATGGAGATTGGGTTTAATTGGGTTCTGGGTTTGCATTCACTAATCGCATTCTGGAGACATTTCTTCGATTTCATTTCTGGAACAGGGCATATAATGTCGGTGGTGTCTGCATTAGACTTCACCGTGACAATGGTTTGGCTTCTAGTATCTTTGGTTCTCTCTTTTGGGGCGCTATCAACTGGGTTTAGCAGCAACATTTCTTCTAGACCAGCCCTTGTGCATCTTGGAGCTATTTTGACACTGGATTCTACCATAGGCAAAGTCGCAAAGGTTGCAATGGAGGCTGCGGTAGCAGATGTAAATTCCAATTACAGCATTCTTCGTGGAACCAAATTGGTCCTCACGATGCAGGATTCAAATTATAGTGCGTTTCTTGGCATTGTTgagg CTTTACAGTTCATGGAGACTGGTATTGTGGCCATCATTGGTCCTCAATCTTCTGTTTTAGCCCATGTGATCTCTCATGTTGCAAATGAACTCCAAGTCCCTCTGGTATCATTTGCAGCGACAGACCCATCACTCTCTTCACTTCAGTACCCTTTTTTTGTGAGAGCAGTGCAAAATGATCTGTTCCAGATGGCTGCAATTGCTGAGATTATTGACCACTACAATTGGAGAGAGGTAACTGCTATCTTTGTTGACGACGATTATGGGAGAAACGGGGTAGCTGCATTAGGGGATCAACTTGCTGAGAGACGTTGTGAGGTCTCTTATAAAGCAGCTATGAGCACTGAAATGAGCCGGGATGACATTGCAGATGTACTGGTTAAGGTAGCTATGATGGAATCGCGGGTTCTAATTCTTCACACTTATCCTGAATTGGGTCTCAAGGTATTTGATTTGGCCCATAATCTTGGAATGACAGGAGCTGGATATGTTTGGATAGCTACCAGTTGGCTCTCTACTGTCTTAGATACTGATTTATCCCTCCCTTCGGTTTCCATGAATTCGATCCAAGGAGTTCTCACCTTGCGTATGCATACACCAGACtctgaaaagaaaaggaaatttttctATAGGTGGAATAACTTAACCAGGGAAAACAGGAGTGAAGATTTTGGGCTGAGTGCTTATGGCCTGTATGCTTATGATACTGTATGGCTACTAGCTCATGCAATTAATGCATTCTTTGATCAGGGTGGGACTATTTCATTTTCCGAAGATCGGAGGCTGACGGATGTGCACGGGAGGAATCTGCACCTCAAGGCAATGAGAATTTTTACCGAAGGGAAACTGTTCCTAAAGAACATTCTGCAGGGCAATCTGACAGGTCTAACTGGCCCTGTTCAGTTTACTTCAGATGGTTCCCTCATTCATCCTGCCTATGAAATCATCAATGTAATTGGCTCTGGTTTTCAGAGAATTGGGTACTGGTCTAACCACTCAGGGTTATCAGTTGTGCCTCCAGAGACGCTCTTCATGAACCCACCCAGCCGTTTGAGTTCCAATCAACAACTACACAGTGTAATCTGGCCTGGACAAACGAGGACTAGGCCTCGTGGATGGGTTTTCCCAGACAATGGGAGGCAGTTAAGAATTGGAGTCCCAAATCGAGTTAGTTATCGTGAATTTGTCTCACAGACGAGGGGCACTGATGCAATCAAGGGTTATTGCATAGATGTATTCACTGCTGCACTTAACTTGTTACCATATGGTGTTCCATATAAATTCATCCCATTTGGGGATGGTCATACGAACCCAAATTACAATGGTCTTGTCAATCTGATCACAACAGAT GTCTTTGATGCTGCTATAGGGGATATTGCAATTGTTACGAGCCGTACAAGGATTGTAGATTTTACACAGCCATATATTGGATCTGGGCTAGTTGTAGTGGCACCTGCTACTAAATCAAACTCTAGTCAGTGGGCTTTCCTACTACCATTTACTCCAATGATGTGGTGTGTTACag GAGAGAATACTGTCACCACCCTTGGTCGCCTGGTGCTATTCATTTGGTTATTTGTGGTTCTGATAATCAACTCAAGCTACACTGCCAGCTTGACATCAATCCTCACAGTGCAACAACTATCTTCACCCATCAAAGGGATTGAAAGTTTGATGGTAAGCAATGAGCCTATTGGCTTCCCACGGGGTTCTTATGCAGAAAACTATCTGAGTGAGGTACTTAACATTCCCAAGTCAAGACTTGTTCCACTTGGTTCAGCAGCAGAGTATGAGCAAGCTCTCCAAGCCGGTCCTAAGAAGATGGGTGGTGTTGCTGCCGTGGTTGATGAGCTTGCTTATGTCGAACACTTCCTCTCTACTCGATGCAAATTCACAATTGTAGGCCAAGAGTTCACTGATTTTGGATGGGGATTT GCCTTCCCAAAAGATTCTCCTTTGGCAGTTGACATTTCAACGGCCATTCTGACACTATCAGAGAATGGGGATCTCCAAAGGATCCATGATAAGTGGTTGACAAGAAGAGCTTGCAGTTCACAAGGAGTGATGATTGAATCAGACCAGCTTCACCTTAGGAGTTTCTGGGGCCTCTATGTCATATGTGGGTTAGCTTGCTTTCTAGCTCTGCTTGTATACTTCATATCGATGATACGCCATTTCTGTGAAGAGCTTAAATCTTCTGATCAATCTAGTTCACGCTCCACACATCTCCAAATGTTCTTATCATTTGTTGATGAGAAGGAAGAGACAACAAAGATCAGGTCTAAAAGAAGACGATCGGAGTGGTCCTTGAATGGCAATGAGAAGGAAGATGAATCAATGAATGGATCCAAGAGAAAGGATGTGGAAATGGGTTTAGACAACAATATTTATGATGGTAATTAG